A window of the Streptomyces sp. JB150 genome harbors these coding sequences:
- a CDS encoding AAA family ATPase, protein MNRTRAYATTTGIAVPGRPGVPVKEACHSLPAPVVRDLRERGGRSPHALLFGPRDLAVVTGLPGSGKSTLMRRTVRGARRVDSQDTRDRFDRRTPPWLPYAVYRPLVRLAHYAGLRRALRTGEGVVVHDCGTQAWVRRWLAREARRRGGTLHLLLLDVTPEQALAGQRARGRGVSRYAFLRHRTAATRLLHAIEHGRLPHGCTSAVLLDRDAANTLRRIGFTG, encoded by the coding sequence GTGAACAGGACCAGGGCCTACGCGACCACCACCGGCATCGCGGTGCCCGGCCGGCCGGGCGTCCCGGTGAAGGAGGCCTGCCACTCGCTGCCCGCACCCGTCGTCCGCGACCTGCGCGAGCGCGGCGGCCGCAGCCCGCACGCGCTGCTCTTCGGACCCCGGGACCTCGCGGTCGTCACCGGACTGCCCGGCAGCGGCAAGTCGACCCTGATGCGCCGCACGGTGCGCGGCGCCCGGCGCGTCGACTCCCAGGACACCCGCGACCGCTTCGACCGCCGGACGCCGCCCTGGCTGCCGTACGCGGTCTACCGCCCCCTGGTCCGCCTCGCCCACTACGCCGGTCTGCGCCGCGCCCTGCGCACCGGCGAGGGCGTCGTCGTCCACGACTGCGGCACCCAGGCCTGGGTGCGCCGCTGGCTGGCCCGCGAGGCCCGCCGCCGCGGCGGTACCCTCCACCTCCTGCTCCTCGACGTCACCCCCGAACAGGCGCTGGCCGGCCAGCGCGCCCGCGGCCGCGGCGTCTCGCGGTACGCCTTCCTCCGCCATCGCACCGCCGCCACCCGCCTCCTGCACGCCATCGAACACGGCCGGCTCCCGCACGGCTGCACCTCCGCCGTCCTCCTCGACCGCGACGCCGCGAACACCCTCCGCCGCATCGGCTTCACCGGCTGA
- a CDS encoding enhanced serine sensitivity protein SseB, producing the protein MDFPAGFSADFPAQTHPQPHGGWPGNELEEVLSASLGAGPSAGGRIVEVLGRSFVWVPLPQGGGPDSGSLDLPAMEIEGQAYVPVFSSEEQLRQVAGAHMAYTIAPAVEFARGLPPQAGIALNPGGVVGVPLPPPAVAELCRAGRTPLDGPASGGRVRLFEPDWQDDPVDFLSAASAEFDGTAAVLTARRCLAAIETADPVMFVGVELAQWEGDARALPLDALGRALARVPVRWPVNLVLLDVAEDPVGRWMRERVRPFYTRG; encoded by the coding sequence ATGGACTTCCCGGCGGGTTTTTCCGCGGACTTCCCGGCGCAGACGCACCCGCAGCCGCACGGCGGCTGGCCCGGCAACGAGTTGGAGGAGGTGCTGTCCGCGTCCCTCGGGGCGGGCCCGTCGGCCGGCGGGCGGATCGTCGAGGTGCTCGGCCGCAGCTTCGTGTGGGTGCCGCTGCCGCAGGGCGGCGGTCCGGACAGCGGCTCGCTCGACCTGCCGGCCATGGAGATCGAGGGCCAGGCCTACGTCCCGGTGTTCAGCTCCGAGGAGCAGCTGCGCCAGGTCGCCGGCGCCCACATGGCGTACACCATCGCCCCGGCCGTGGAGTTCGCGCGCGGGCTGCCGCCGCAGGCCGGCATCGCCCTGAACCCCGGCGGTGTGGTCGGCGTCCCGCTGCCCCCGCCCGCCGTCGCCGAGCTGTGCCGGGCCGGCCGCACCCCGCTGGACGGGCCCGCGAGCGGCGGCCGCGTCCGCCTCTTCGAGCCGGACTGGCAGGACGACCCGGTCGACTTCCTCTCCGCCGCCTCCGCCGAGTTCGACGGCACCGCGGCCGTGCTCACCGCCCGCCGCTGCCTCGCGGCCATCGAGACCGCCGACCCGGTGATGTTCGTCGGCGTCGAACTCGCCCAGTGGGAGGGCGACGCCCGCGCCCTGCCCCTGGACGCCCTCGGCCGGGCCCTGGCCAGGGTCCCCGTGCGGTGGCCCGTCAACCTGGTCCTCCTCGACGTGGCGGAGGACCCGGTGGGCCGCTGGATGCGCGAGCGGGTCCGCCCCTTCTACACCCGGGGCTGA
- a CDS encoding enhanced serine sensitivity protein SseB C-terminal domain-containing protein: protein MLRQVTPGRYDAYEALLRALATPSSGQVWMLLWHGQAGSPDAQYGTMEVDGHGYAPCVTSAQELSASGWNRSYEVVDGVDVARTLYPEHYGLWLNPHAPGGGVGIPWLDLRRIATGLDRQPAGPLRLAEPTIEIPAFYALLTQNAHRTPAVRSLRRAWVQPALGAPYLAIGLDVYDTSPAAVDSVRAMMQQSIGAVPDGLPVSTVAMSDPYDPVAMWLRAHARPFYDREAHAVPAQPPAQAPAAGYGYPPAPPVQGRY, encoded by the coding sequence ATGCTGCGCCAGGTCACCCCCGGCCGCTACGACGCCTACGAGGCCCTGCTGCGCGCCCTCGCGACCCCCTCGTCCGGCCAGGTCTGGATGCTGCTGTGGCACGGCCAGGCCGGCAGCCCCGACGCCCAGTACGGCACGATGGAGGTCGACGGCCACGGGTACGCCCCCTGCGTCACCTCCGCCCAGGAGCTGTCCGCCAGCGGCTGGAACCGCAGTTACGAAGTGGTCGACGGCGTCGACGTGGCCCGCACCCTCTACCCCGAGCACTACGGCCTCTGGCTGAACCCGCACGCCCCCGGCGGCGGCGTCGGCATCCCCTGGCTCGACCTGCGCCGGATCGCCACGGGCCTGGACCGCCAGCCCGCCGGGCCGCTGCGGCTCGCCGAGCCGACCATCGAGATCCCCGCGTTCTACGCCCTGCTCACCCAGAACGCCCATCGCACCCCCGCGGTGCGCTCCCTGCGCCGCGCCTGGGTGCAGCCCGCGCTCGGCGCCCCGTACCTCGCCATCGGGCTGGACGTGTACGACACCTCCCCGGCCGCCGTCGACTCGGTGCGCGCGATGATGCAGCAGTCCATCGGCGCCGTACCGGACGGCCTGCCGGTGTCGACGGTCGCGATGTCCGACCCGTACGACCCGGTCGCGATGTGGCTGCGCGCCCACGCCCGCCCGTTCTACGACCGCGAGGCGCACGCGGTGCCCGCCCAGCCGCCCGCGCAGGCCCCGGCGGCCGGCTACGGCTACCCGCCGGCCCCGCCGGTCCAGGGCCGCTACTGA
- a CDS encoding ABC transporter permease, giving the protein MTAPLHEPTAEAAPSAAEEAALAGGEAKAVQGRSLGRIAWERLKRDKLALAGGIVVLFLILVAVLAPVITGLAGQDPEAHHEDLIDPLFGTPVGSFGGISGEHWLGVEPVNGRDIFARIVYGAQISLLVGFLSAIVAVVIGTVLGILAGFFGGWVDTVISRVMDGLLAFPQLLFIIALVSVMPSEMLGLTGTGVRLFVMILVIGFFGWPYIGRVVRGQTLSLREREYVEAARSLGAGRFYILFKELLPNLVAPIIVYTTMMIPTNILTEAALSFLGVGVKPPTPSWGQMLSNAIDYYDSDPMYMVIPGVAIFITVLAFNLFGDGVRDALDPKGSR; this is encoded by the coding sequence ATGACGGCACCATTGCACGAGCCGACCGCGGAAGCGGCTCCGAGTGCGGCCGAGGAAGCGGCGCTGGCCGGCGGCGAGGCGAAGGCCGTACAGGGACGTTCCCTGGGGCGCATCGCCTGGGAACGGCTGAAGCGCGACAAACTGGCCCTCGCGGGCGGCATCGTGGTGCTGTTCCTGATCCTGGTCGCCGTGCTCGCGCCGGTGATCACCGGACTCGCCGGACAGGACCCCGAGGCCCACCACGAGGACCTCATCGACCCGCTGTTCGGCACCCCGGTCGGCTCCTTCGGCGGCATCAGCGGTGAGCACTGGCTCGGCGTCGAGCCGGTCAACGGCCGCGACATCTTCGCCCGTATCGTCTACGGCGCCCAGATCTCGCTGCTCGTCGGCTTCCTGTCGGCGATCGTCGCCGTCGTCATCGGCACCGTCCTCGGCATCCTCGCCGGCTTCTTCGGCGGCTGGGTCGACACCGTCATCAGCCGGGTCATGGACGGCCTGCTGGCCTTCCCCCAGCTGCTGTTCATCATCGCGCTCGTCTCGGTGATGCCGAGCGAGATGCTGGGCCTGACCGGCACCGGCGTGCGCCTGTTCGTGATGATCCTGGTCATCGGCTTCTTCGGCTGGCCCTACATCGGACGCGTGGTGCGCGGCCAGACGCTCTCGCTGCGCGAGCGCGAGTACGTCGAGGCGGCCCGCTCGCTGGGTGCCGGGCGGTTCTACATCCTCTTCAAGGAGCTGCTGCCCAACCTGGTCGCGCCGATCATCGTGTACACGACGATGATGATTCCCACCAACATCCTCACCGAGGCGGCGCTCAGCTTCCTGGGCGTCGGTGTCAAGCCGCCGACGCCGTCCTGGGGGCAGATGCTCTCGAACGCGATCGACTACTACGACTCGGACCCCATGTACATGGTGATCCCGGGCGTGGCGATCTTCATCACCGTTCTTGCCTTCAACCTCTTCGGCGACGGCGTCCGCGACGCGCTCGACCCGAAGGGCTCCCGCTGA